One Corvus moneduloides isolate bCorMon1 chromosome Z, bCorMon1.pri, whole genome shotgun sequence genomic window carries:
- the MINAR2 gene encoding major intrinsically disordered NOTCH2-binding receptor 1-like — translation MVIFQDGEKSVALTLVLSALPLPNNLLSLVDEISEPDTKQGSDTVSGNCRILLHVINNRKSMHSQEAEAGAVFSITLLHRNMDLSVLPNNNHPDKFLQLEVKSLEKNSAFLPASWAKFPEAALPGVQRWHNRIYLQREKRTVTELPGLDLNRVSQEIIDKSLGKHITPITLKSAIKSNPLFSDIHVEDDWQEKKKTPSWTVQDYDRQSLHSNLASHIKENPNDLKFWMGDIYTPGYDTLLKKKERKKKHSKYCRIVLLMVLAVCILITVITLSVLFT, via the exons ATGGTCATCTTTCAGGATGGGGAGAAGTCAGTG GCACTTACACTTGTCCTGTCTGCTCTGCCACTTCCAAACAATCTTTTATCATTGGTAGATGAAATAAGTGAGCCTGATACCAAACAGGGGTCAGATACAGTTTCAGGAAACTGTCGTATCCTTCTTCATGTCATTAATAATAGAAAGAGCATGCACAGCCAGGAAGCAGAAGCGGGGGCTGTGTTCAGTATTACTCTACTGCACAGAAACATGGACCTCTCTGTTTTGCCAAACAACAACCATCCTGATAAATTCCTGCAACTGGAGGTAAAATCTTTAGAGAAAAACTCTGCCTTTCTACCAGCCAGCTGGGCAAAATTCCCAGAAGCAGCTTTACCTGGAGTGCAACGGTGGCACAACAGGATCTATTTACAG agagaaaagagaactGTCACTGAGCTGCCAGGCTTAGACTTGAACAGGGTCAGTCAAGAAATAATAGACAAATCCCTGGGGAAACACATTACACCCATCACCCTGAAATCCGCAATCAAAAGCAACCCACTGTTTAGTGATATCCATGTGGAGGATGActggcaggagaagaaaaagactcCTTCCTGGACCGTGCAGGACTATGATAGACAGTCACTGCACTCTAACTTGGCCAGCCACATAAAG gaaaatcCTAATGATCTAAAGTTCTGGATGGGGGATATTTATACTCCTGGGTATGATACCTTGttaaaaaagaaggagagaaaaaaaaagcattccaaATATTGCCGAATCGTCCTGCTCATGGTACTAGCTGTTTGCATCCTAATTACTGTAATCACACTCAGTGTTTTATTTACTTAG